From a region of the Lactuca sativa cultivar Salinas chromosome 4, Lsat_Salinas_v11, whole genome shotgun sequence genome:
- the LOC111876772 gene encoding uncharacterized protein LOC111876772, translating to MVRGDSEVEAMYEPHTHSHSHHRSKRGNANLASCIVATIFLLLIAFGVAIVYFLVFKPKNPKIAVDSVQFPTFSISNGTVNFTFFQFVSVTNPNRDAFTHYDSSLQLAYSNAPVGFIFIPAGKIDGGHTQHMSAKFAVESFPIPARPPPVTAEAIGGGSELGMDGATMEIETRMKLVGRVRVLKIFTHRVESGVNCGVVIEVRSGSVLGLHC from the coding sequence ATGGTTCGAGGAGATTCAGAGGTTGAAGCCATGTACGAACCTCACACTCACAGCCACAGCCACCATAGATCCAAACGGGGGAACGCTAATCTAGCTTCATGCATCGTAGCAACCATTTTCTTGCTCCTCATCGCCTTTGGAGTAGCCATCGTCTACTTCCTCGTCTTCAAGCCAAAGAACCCCAAGATCGCCGTCGACTCCGTTCAGTTCCCTACGTTTTCGATCTCCAACGGCACCGTCAATTTCACCTTCTTCCAGTTCGTCTCCGTCACAAACCCCAACCGTGACGCCTTCACTCACTACGACAGCTCACTTCAGCTTGCCTACTCGAATGCACCTGTCGGATTCATTTTCATCCCCGCCGGGAAAATCGATGGCGGTCATACACAACACATGTCGGCAAAATTCGCCGttgagtcttttcctattccCGCGAGACCGCCGCCGGTGACAGCGGAGGCGATTGGTGGTGGATCGGAATTGGGAATGGACGGAGCGACAATGGAGATCGAGACAAGGATGAAATTGGTTGGTAGAGTTAGGGTTTTGAAGATTTTCACTCACAGAGTTGAAAGCGGGGTGAATTGTGGAGTAGTGATTGAGGTAAGAAGTGGATCTGTGCTAGGGCTTCATTGCTAG
- the LOC128133426 gene encoding uncharacterized protein LOC128133426: MGLEKTEVGEKRKFKGSSRSNKKSKSSKSGLRGGGGEAKWCEKCKKKHHGKCDGEVTCFKCGKPGHYANECMSNKKVCYGCNEEWYLLRDFPEKKEATRPNIPPKPKVRAFQMTLEAAKEAADVASVAFL, encoded by the coding sequence ATGGGTCTAGAGAAAACTGAGGtgggtgagaagaggaagttcaaGGGATCTTCGAGatccaacaagaaaagtaaatcCTCAAAGTCTGGTTTAAGAGGAGgaggaggcgaagcaaaatggtgtgaaaagtgcaaaaagaaacatcaTGGTAAATGTGATGGGGAGGTCACttgttttaaatgtggaaagcctgggcactatgccaacgagtGCATGTCCAacaagaaagtttgttatggttgtaATGAGGAATGGTACCTTTTGAGGGACTTCCCGGAGAAGAAGGAGGCAACAAGGCCTAATATCCCACCAAAGCCAAAAGTCAGAGCtttccagatgacactcgaagccgCGAAGGAAGCAGCAGATGTCGCTTCAGTagctttcttgtaa